The DNA window TTCTTCTCGTCCTCGTCTCTACTACGGCAGACAGTGCAGTCTCTCTTGCTCCATGCTGCATCCATCGACCATGGTTTAGGTCTGGCAGCGATCTCTCTCATGGGTTACCCAGATCTGAAAACCAGGCTGCAGCTGGGATCCCGGAAATATTTGACATGCTAAGCTTACTCGCGACTTTACTTGATATGGATATGTTAAGCAGGACCCCTACTCTTTTGTGGAAATTGAAATGCCGCATCTAGTTTGAGAATAGCTATTTAGGCTGCTTCATTCCACATCTAGTTTGCTTCACCCTAGGACACTTGGCTACTTAGATTTTTACAAATCTCTGCTCAACGTGCATCAGTTCATACACCTACCACATACTACCATGGAAGTACCTGAATTTATGTTCTTTATACTTGTTTTTCTTCAATTAATGAATCTGACTTGCTTGATTACTCAAAAATTCTAGTATCTTATTCTCACACTCGGACTGATTTTCGATTAATCTTCTTCAGGGAACAAGTGCAGGCCAGGAAGACAAGTAGACAACAACGACACTCTATAGTTAGGCATCCAGGCTCCAGATTAACTAAATGGAGGGCTGTGCCTGCATCGAGCAGTTCCGGCGAACTGACGAGCTCCTCATCAAGTACCAGTACATCTCGGACTTCTTCATAGCCCTCGCCTACTTCTCCATCCCACTCGAGCTGATCTACTTCGCCAAGAAGTCGGCATCCTTCCCCTACAGATGGGTGCTCCTCCAGTTCAGCGCCTTCATAGTCCTCTGTGGGGCCACCCACCTCATAAACCTCTGGACCTTCACCAAGCACACCAGGACCGTCGACATCGTCATGACGGTAACCAAGGTCACCACGGCCGTCGTGTCCTGCGCGACGGCCCTCACGCTCATCCATATCATACCTGATTTGTTGGGTGTCAAGACGAGGGAGTTGTTCCTCAAGAAGGCCGACAAGCTCGACAGGGAGTTGAGCCTCATGCGATCGCAGGAGGAGACCGGGAGGCATGTCAGGATGCTCATCCATGAGATCAGGAGCACGCTTGACAGGCACACCATCCTCAAGACTACTCTGGTTGAGCTCGGGAGGACGCTGGGTCTGCAGGAATGTGCTTTCTGGATGCCGTCGAGGAGCGGTTCGAGCCTTGAGCTAACTCATACCATGCGCCACCACATCCCCACGGGCTCTTCTGTGGAGATTAATCTCCCTGTTGTCAACCAAGTCTTCAGTACCAACCGGGCTATTATAGTGCCACATACATCTCCTTTTGCGAGGATCCACCCTGTTCAAGGGCGGCATGTCCCACCCGAGGTGGCTGCTGTGAGAGTCCCGGTGCTGCATCTTCCAAACTTTCATCCTGAGCTTTTGGCAAAAAGCTACGCAATTATGGTTTTGATGCTCCCATCTGATAGTGCAAGGAAGTGGCTTGCTCATG is part of the Triticum dicoccoides isolate Atlit2015 ecotype Zavitan unplaced genomic scaffold, WEW_v2.0 scaffold201959, whole genome shotgun sequence genome and encodes:
- the LOC119345056 gene encoding probable ethylene response sensor 1, translating into MEGCACIEQFRRTDELLIKYQYISDFFIALAYFSIPLELIYFAKKSASFPYRWVLLQFSAFIVLCGATHLINLWTFTKHTRTVDIVMTVTKVTTAVVSCATALTLIHIIPDLLGVKTRELFLKKADKLDRELSLMRSQEETGRHVRMLIHEIRSTLDRHTILKTTLVELGRTLGLQECAFWMPSRSGSSLELTHTMRHHIPTGSSVEINLPVVNQVFSTNRAIIVPHTSPFARIHPVQGRHVPPEVAAVRVPVLHLPNFHPELLAKSYAIMVLMLPSDSARKWLAHELELIEVVADQVAVALSCGNS